The following proteins are encoded in a genomic region of Nocardioides sp. cx-173:
- a CDS encoding calcium:proton antiporter encodes MTATTIRGRFQWTVVVPIVAVLLLAATWQSHEAWPVLVLIGVALVASVISAVHHAEVVAHKVGEPFGSLILAVAVTVIEVGLIVMLMTSGGEGASTYARDTVFAAVMITVNGILGISLLVGAAKHHLVSFNAAGTGSMLSTVIAVAAVCLVLPSFTTSGAGREYSPSQLAFAALASLALYGAFVFTQTVRHRDFFLPVTSDKYGRATGLVDEDEDGHADPPSSREAWISAVLMVLSLVAVVGLAKLLSPTIEDGVKGLGFPYAVVGVVIALLVLAPESTAAIRNAARDRVQISLNLALGSAMASIGLTIPTIAVAMIWLDGPLVLGLEPTQMVLLAITVAVATLTVVPGRAKALAGFVHLVLLATFLFLSMQP; translated from the coding sequence ATGACAGCGACGACGATCCGTGGCCGCTTCCAATGGACCGTCGTCGTGCCGATCGTGGCCGTGCTGCTGCTCGCGGCGACCTGGCAGAGCCACGAGGCCTGGCCGGTGCTGGTGCTGATCGGCGTGGCCCTGGTGGCGTCGGTGATCTCCGCGGTCCACCACGCCGAGGTCGTGGCGCACAAGGTCGGAGAGCCGTTCGGGTCGCTGATCCTGGCGGTGGCGGTCACCGTGATCGAGGTCGGCCTGATCGTGATGCTGATGACCAGCGGCGGCGAGGGCGCCAGCACCTACGCGCGCGACACCGTCTTCGCGGCCGTCATGATCACCGTCAACGGCATCCTCGGGATCTCGCTGCTGGTGGGTGCCGCCAAGCACCACCTCGTCAGCTTCAACGCCGCCGGCACCGGCTCGATGCTCTCGACGGTCATCGCGGTCGCCGCGGTCTGCCTGGTGCTGCCGAGCTTCACGACCTCGGGTGCGGGCCGCGAGTACTCGCCCTCCCAGCTGGCGTTCGCGGCCCTCGCGTCGCTCGCGCTCTACGGTGCCTTCGTGTTCACCCAGACGGTGCGCCACCGTGACTTCTTCCTGCCGGTCACCAGCGACAAGTACGGCCGCGCCACCGGCCTGGTCGACGAGGACGAGGACGGTCACGCCGACCCGCCCAGCAGCCGCGAGGCCTGGATCAGCGCGGTCCTCATGGTGCTCTCGCTGGTGGCCGTCGTCGGGCTGGCCAAGCTGCTCTCCCCCACCATCGAGGACGGGGTGAAGGGCCTGGGCTTCCCCTACGCCGTCGTGGGCGTCGTCATCGCACTGCTCGTGCTGGCCCCCGAGTCGACCGCGGCGATCCGCAACGCGGCGCGGGACCGGGTGCAGATCAGCCTCAACCTCGCGCTCGGGTCGGCGATGGCCTCCATCGGCCTGACCATCCCGACGATCGCCGTGGCCATGATCTGGCTCGACGGCCCGCTCGTCCTCGGCCTGGAGCCGACCCAGATGGTGCTGCTCGCGATCACCGTCGCGGTCGCCACCCTGACCGTGGTGCCCGGACGCGCCAAGGCGCTGGCGGGGTTCGTCCACCTGGTGCTGCTCGCGACGTTCCTGTTCTTGTCGATGCAGCCATGA
- a CDS encoding PT domain-containing protein, which translates to MSTPTGGPGDQPNPYGQPNPYGQPSGQPTDQPSGPYGAPPTQTGGGYGGGYGAAYPGGTPGEQPQSKGMAIAALVLAFIPCGLTNLVSLVLAIVVLVKKKGGKGLAIAAIIVDIIVMGVVAALVAGGFWLFGNVVTVDNAEVGQCVSTDTSDSDEVALLKQDCSEPHDAEVVVTGKLTADEITVYPTDPGKICSDRYAESGKDVNDVAGDTVQLLTMDLSPEAGDAFLCLVENSDGSKLDAK; encoded by the coding sequence GTGAGCACACCGACCGGCGGCCCCGGAGACCAGCCCAACCCCTACGGCCAGCCCAACCCGTACGGCCAGCCCTCGGGTCAGCCCACGGACCAGCCGTCCGGCCCCTACGGCGCCCCGCCGACCCAGACCGGCGGCGGCTACGGCGGCGGCTACGGGGCGGCGTACCCCGGCGGCACGCCCGGCGAGCAGCCGCAGAGCAAGGGCATGGCGATCGCGGCGCTCGTGCTCGCCTTCATCCCCTGCGGCCTGACCAACCTGGTCTCGCTCGTGCTCGCGATCGTCGTCCTGGTCAAGAAGAAGGGCGGCAAGGGCCTCGCCATCGCCGCGATCATCGTCGACATCATCGTGATGGGCGTCGTGGCCGCGCTGGTCGCCGGCGGCTTCTGGCTGTTCGGCAACGTCGTCACCGTCGACAACGCCGAGGTCGGACAGTGCGTCAGCACCGACACCAGCGACTCCGACGAGGTGGCCCTCCTCAAGCAGGACTGCAGCGAGCCGCACGATGCGGAGGTCGTGGTCACCGGGAAGCTCACCGCCGACGAGATCACCGTCTACCCCACCGACCCGGGCAAGATCTGCAGCGACCGCTACGCCGAGTCGGGCAAGGACGTCAACGACGTGGCCGGTGACACCGTCCAGCTCCTGACCATGGACCTCTCCCCCGAGGCCGGCGACGCGTTCCTCTGCCTGGTCGAGAACTCCGACGGCAGCAAGCTGGACGCCAAGTAG
- a CDS encoding copper resistance CopC/CopD family protein, giving the protein MARRGATGLLVVLLVALALLAGAAPASAHATLVGSDPAEGEVLASAPAVVTFTFDEPVSLTADGVQVFDAEGESVDSESSARDEVVTTDLPAELADGTYVVTWRVVSSDGHPITGSLSFSVGSPSETVVPPRVDESEAGGKSDLGIAQALQYVGLLLAGGLVVFLCWLAGPGLPDRAQRAVAILLRAAVALALVSSLLCVPLAGAYQQGLPFKETLSRQALDLDLVLDDVVVLLLQAVGLGIALLLASRPGRRERVAATAGAALAVWSPALVGHTRAFEPVPLLVVTDLVHLTAGAIWLGGLAGLAIALPAVAARPRRVAELVAAFSTLGAAVLVLLVATGTLLAWRILGSWSGLVDTRYGQLLLVKIGIAALVVLLAAYNRFRLLPQVRSSGGHQHRLALAREVRTTTLAEAGLLATLLLVTGFLVNQSPREEAEAAAPAPSRVVTGLLGERKVLATLDPGTRGQNTLTIQLQDATGEPLEGYAAPEVSVSSDRVDLGLVPVVPTASGTYAADLVLPAPGTWQIQVSLREDEFVNPVTTLRMEVS; this is encoded by the coding sequence GTGGCCCGTCGGGGGGCCACCGGGCTGCTCGTGGTGCTCCTGGTCGCGCTCGCGCTCCTCGCGGGCGCGGCGCCGGCCTCCGCGCACGCGACGCTGGTCGGGAGCGACCCCGCCGAGGGCGAGGTGCTCGCCAGCGCGCCCGCCGTGGTCACCTTCACCTTCGACGAGCCGGTCTCGCTGACCGCCGACGGCGTCCAGGTCTTCGACGCCGAGGGGGAGAGCGTCGACTCGGAGTCGAGCGCCCGCGACGAGGTCGTGACCACGGACCTTCCCGCCGAGCTCGCCGACGGCACCTACGTCGTCACCTGGCGGGTCGTCTCCTCCGACGGCCACCCGATCACCGGCTCGCTGAGCTTCTCGGTCGGCTCGCCGAGCGAGACCGTCGTACCGCCGCGGGTGGACGAGTCGGAGGCCGGCGGCAAGAGCGACCTGGGCATCGCCCAGGCGCTGCAGTACGTCGGTCTGCTCCTGGCCGGGGGGCTCGTGGTCTTCCTCTGCTGGCTGGCCGGCCCGGGACTCCCCGACCGCGCTCAGCGCGCCGTCGCCATCCTGCTGCGGGCGGCCGTCGCCCTGGCGCTGGTCTCGTCCCTGCTCTGTGTGCCACTGGCGGGCGCCTACCAGCAGGGGCTGCCGTTCAAGGAGACGCTCAGCCGCCAGGCGCTCGACCTCGACCTGGTGCTCGACGACGTCGTGGTCCTGCTGCTGCAGGCGGTCGGCCTGGGGATCGCCCTGCTCCTGGCGAGCCGGCCCGGACGCCGGGAGCGGGTCGCGGCGACGGCCGGTGCGGCGCTGGCGGTGTGGTCGCCGGCCCTGGTCGGCCACACGCGCGCCTTCGAGCCGGTCCCGCTCTTGGTCGTCACCGACCTGGTGCACCTCACCGCGGGGGCGATCTGGCTCGGCGGCCTCGCCGGCCTGGCGATCGCGCTCCCGGCGGTGGCCGCACGCCCACGGCGGGTGGCCGAGCTCGTCGCCGCCTTCTCCACGCTGGGCGCCGCCGTCCTCGTGCTGCTCGTCGCCACGGGCACGCTGCTGGCCTGGCGGATCCTCGGCTCGTGGAGCGGGCTGGTCGACACCCGCTACGGCCAGCTGCTCCTGGTCAAGATCGGCATCGCCGCCCTCGTCGTCCTCCTCGCCGCCTACAACCGGTTCCGGCTGCTGCCCCAGGTGCGCTCCTCGGGGGGCCACCAGCACCGGCTCGCCCTGGCCCGCGAGGTCCGCACCACCACGCTGGCGGAGGCCGGCCTGCTGGCGACGCTGCTGCTGGTCACCGGATTCCTCGTCAACCAGTCGCCGCGCGAGGAGGCCGAGGCGGCGGCGCCCGCGCCGAGCCGGGTCGTCACCGGCTTGCTCGGCGAGAGGAAGGTCCTGGCGACCCTCGACCCGGGCACTCGGGGCCAGAACACCTTGACGATCCAGCTCCAGGACGCGACCGGGGAGCCGCTCGAGGGCTACGCCGCCCCGGAGGTCTCAGTGAGCTCCGACCGTGTGGATCTCGGGCTGGTCCCGGTCGTGCCGACCGCGTCGGGCACCTACGCCGCGGACCTGGTGCTCCCGGCCCCCGGCACGTGGCAGATCCAGGTGAGCCTGCGCGAGGACGAGTTCGTCAACCCCGTCACGACGCTGAGGATGGAGGTCAGCTGA
- a CDS encoding endonuclease/exonuclease/phosphatase family protein, with translation MNRWVHAGFALVALSVVLALLYLAPDPDPEGGPQPGPTAPTAPTSAPTSAPTPAPSTPVPPTVTVTPPGAPTPSCPGETVRLRVATFNIHGAIRGDDRYDLGGIAAEIRSWDADVVLLQEVHRFRARSGMDDQPAVLGRMLDMHSVFGRNVTYGAQARGAPRREYGTAILSRRPIVGWSNRLLPNRPGMQQRGLLRATIRMSGHDVDLYNTHLQHDSAPMRLEQTVAIREVLAEAGSPFVIGGDFNAVPWSPAMRVLRGVALDAWPLAGADPGLTAPQRVPRIRIDYLLHGAGGWIPEQAQVVRSGISDHRAVLVDYALLLLSC, from the coding sequence ATGAACCGCTGGGTGCACGCCGGGTTCGCGCTGGTCGCGCTGTCGGTGGTCCTCGCGCTGCTCTACCTCGCCCCGGACCCCGATCCGGAGGGGGGACCGCAGCCCGGACCGACCGCGCCTACCGCGCCGACCAGTGCCCCCACCAGCGCGCCGACCCCCGCCCCGAGCACCCCGGTCCCGCCGACGGTGACGGTGACCCCGCCCGGCGCGCCCACGCCGAGCTGTCCTGGCGAGACGGTGCGGCTGCGCGTCGCGACGTTCAACATCCACGGCGCGATCCGGGGCGACGACCGCTACGACCTCGGCGGCATCGCCGCTGAGATCCGGTCCTGGGACGCCGACGTGGTCCTGCTCCAGGAGGTGCACCGCTTCCGTGCGCGGTCCGGCATGGACGACCAGCCGGCCGTGCTCGGGCGGATGCTGGACATGCACTCGGTGTTCGGGCGCAACGTCACCTACGGCGCCCAGGCGCGAGGAGCGCCCCGCCGGGAGTACGGCACCGCGATCCTCAGCCGCCGCCCGATCGTGGGCTGGTCGAACCGGCTGCTGCCCAACCGCCCCGGCATGCAGCAGCGCGGTCTGCTGCGCGCGACCATCCGCATGAGCGGGCACGACGTGGACCTCTACAACACCCACCTCCAGCACGACAGCGCCCCGATGCGTCTGGAGCAGACCGTCGCGATCCGGGAGGTGCTCGCCGAGGCCGGCTCCCCCTTCGTGATCGGCGGCGACTTCAACGCGGTGCCGTGGTCGCCGGCGATGCGGGTCCTGCGCGGCGTCGCCCTGGACGCCTGGCCGCTGGCCGGCGCCGACCCAGGGCTGACCGCACCTCAGCGGGTGCCGCGGATCCGGATCGACTACCTGCTGCACGGCGCCGGGGGCTGGATCCCGGAGCAGGCCCAGGTGGTGCGCTCGGGGATCTCCGACCATCGCGCGGTGCTCGTCGACTACGCCCTGCTGCTGCTCTCCTGCTGA
- a CDS encoding TIGR03960 family B12-binding radical SAM protein — protein MSGVRPEPDRESSGSVFPRLEPRLSSVQKPIQYVGGELNSTVKEWDCAPEGPTVRWALMYPDAYEVGLPNQGVQILYEVLNERDWILAERTYSVWQDMEAVMREDAIPQFTVDGHRPVRDFDVFGISFSTELGYTNMLNALDLAGIPLHAVDRGDDDPIVLAGGHAAFNPEPIATFLDAAVLGDGEEVVLAISEVVREWKQERLRPGGSAVTRDELLRRLAVTGNIYVPKFYDVAYAADGTIEAVVPNRPGIPYRVTKHTLMDLDAWPYPAKPLVPLAETVHERFSVEIFRGCTRGCRFCQAGMITRPVRERSIETIGAMVENGIRKSGFEEVGLLSLSSADHTEIAEVAKGLADRYEGSNVSLSLPSTRVDAFNINLANEFSRNGRRSGLTFAPEGGSERLRKVINKMVTEEDLIRTVAAAYSHGWRQVKLYFMCGLPTETDEDVLQIADLAKKVIAKGREVSGRNDIRCTVSIGGFVPKPHTPFQWAAQLDHETTDARLKKLRDAVRDDKRYGRAIGFRYHDGKPGTIEGLLSRGDRRVAAVIEQVWRDGGRFDGWSEHFSYDRWAESCATALAGTGVDLDWYTTRERDYDEVLPWDHLDSGLDKDWLWADWEDAIDPTSETEVEDCRWTPCYDCGVCPEMNTEIQIGPTGRQLLPLAVV, from the coding sequence GTGAGCGGCGTTCGCCCCGAGCCCGACCGCGAGAGCTCCGGCTCGGTCTTCCCCCGTCTCGAGCCCCGGCTGTCGTCGGTGCAGAAGCCGATCCAGTACGTCGGCGGCGAGCTCAACTCCACCGTCAAGGAGTGGGACTGCGCGCCCGAGGGGCCGACCGTCCGCTGGGCGCTGATGTACCCCGACGCCTACGAGGTCGGGCTGCCCAACCAGGGCGTCCAGATCCTCTACGAGGTGCTCAACGAGCGGGACTGGATCCTGGCCGAGCGCACCTACTCGGTCTGGCAGGACATGGAGGCGGTGATGCGCGAGGACGCCATCCCGCAGTTCACCGTCGACGGCCACCGCCCGGTGCGTGACTTCGACGTCTTCGGGATCAGCTTCTCCACCGAGCTGGGCTACACCAACATGCTCAACGCCCTCGACCTCGCGGGCATCCCCCTGCACGCGGTCGACCGCGGCGACGACGACCCGATCGTGCTGGCCGGCGGCCACGCGGCGTTCAACCCCGAGCCGATCGCGACCTTCCTCGACGCCGCCGTGCTCGGCGACGGCGAGGAGGTCGTCCTGGCGATCTCCGAGGTCGTGCGCGAGTGGAAGCAGGAGCGCCTGCGGCCGGGCGGCTCCGCCGTGACCAGGGACGAGCTGCTGCGCCGCCTCGCCGTGACCGGCAACATCTACGTGCCGAAGTTCTACGACGTCGCCTACGCCGCCGACGGCACCATCGAGGCGGTCGTGCCCAACCGCCCGGGGATCCCCTACCGGGTCACCAAGCACACCCTGATGGACCTCGACGCCTGGCCCTACCCCGCCAAGCCGCTGGTGCCCCTGGCCGAGACCGTGCACGAGCGGTTCTCGGTGGAGATCTTCCGGGGCTGCACCCGCGGCTGCCGCTTCTGCCAGGCCGGGATGATCACCCGCCCGGTCCGCGAGCGCTCCATCGAGACGATCGGGGCGATGGTCGAGAACGGCATCCGCAAGAGCGGCTTCGAGGAGGTCGGGCTGCTCTCGCTCTCCAGCGCCGACCACACCGAGATCGCGGAGGTGGCCAAGGGCCTCGCGGACCGCTACGAGGGCAGCAACGTGTCCCTGTCGCTGCCGAGCACCCGCGTCGACGCCTTCAACATCAACCTGGCCAACGAGTTCTCCCGCAACGGCCGGCGCTCCGGGCTCACCTTCGCGCCCGAAGGGGGCAGCGAGCGCCTGCGCAAGGTGATCAACAAGATGGTCACCGAGGAGGACCTGATCCGCACCGTCGCGGCGGCGTACTCCCACGGCTGGCGGCAGGTGAAGCTCTACTTCATGTGCGGTCTGCCCACCGAGACCGACGAGGACGTGCTCCAGATCGCCGACCTGGCGAAGAAGGTGATCGCCAAGGGCCGCGAGGTGTCCGGGCGCAACGACATCCGGTGCACGGTCTCCATCGGCGGGTTCGTGCCGAAGCCGCACACCCCGTTCCAGTGGGCCGCCCAGCTCGACCACGAGACCACCGACGCGCGCCTGAAGAAGCTGCGCGACGCCGTGCGCGACGACAAGAGGTACGGGCGCGCCATCGGGTTCCGCTACCACGACGGCAAGCCCGGCACGATCGAGGGACTGCTCAGCCGCGGCGACCGCCGCGTCGCCGCGGTCATCGAGCAGGTCTGGCGTGACGGCGGCCGCTTCGACGGCTGGAGCGAGCACTTCTCCTACGACCGTTGGGCCGAGTCCTGCGCCACCGCGCTGGCCGGCACCGGCGTCGACCTGGACTGGTACACCACCCGCGAGCGCGACTACGACGAGGTCCTCCCGTGGGACCACCTCGACTCCGGCCTCGACAAGGACTGGCTCTGGGCCGACTGGGAGGACGCCATCGACCCGACGTCCGAGACCGAGGTCGAAGACTGCCGCTGGACGCCCTGCTACGACTGCGGGGTCTGCCCGGAGATGAACACCGAGATCCAGATCGGCCCCACCGGCCGGCAGCTCCTCCCGCTCGCGGTCGTCTGA
- the rodA gene encoding rod shape-determining protein RodA, which translates to MTTTPRAARAPQAGRPTRIPGVDWLLLTAVLALTVLGALLVWSATSNREDLTGGDSSAYLAKQVVNIAIGLVLMVVVTATDHRWVRILAPLVYVASVAGLVLVLTMGTSVNGSRSWLMLGGMSIQPSEFAKLAVVVGMALVVAERSEGRWRARVGTTDVLAMLAVAALPATLIMLQPDLGTMLVLSATVFGVLAASGARRRWLALLAGGGVAAGAAAVLGGLLKDYQVDRFMAFTNPDLDPRGAGYNVEQARIAVGNGGLFGQGLFDGSQTRAGFVPEQHTDFVFTVAGEELGLVGAGLVIALLAIVLWRALRIAARTDDVFGRMAAAGIACWFGFQAFQNIGMCLGIMPVTGVPLPFVSYGGSSMFAGMLAVGLLQNIQLRTLSSPAARLAPTPRVLVRS; encoded by the coding sequence GTGACCACCACGCCACGCGCCGCCCGCGCCCCCCAGGCGGGCCGCCCCACCCGGATCCCCGGCGTCGACTGGCTGCTGCTGACGGCCGTCCTGGCCCTCACCGTGCTCGGCGCGCTGCTGGTCTGGTCGGCCACGAGCAACCGCGAGGACCTCACCGGCGGCGACTCCTCGGCGTACCTCGCCAAGCAGGTCGTCAACATCGCGATCGGGCTGGTGCTGATGGTGGTCGTCACGGCCACCGACCACCGCTGGGTGCGGATCCTGGCGCCGCTGGTCTACGTCGCCTCGGTCGCCGGCCTGGTGCTCGTGCTCACGATGGGCACGAGCGTCAACGGGTCGCGCTCCTGGCTGATGCTGGGCGGGATGTCGATCCAGCCGTCGGAGTTCGCCAAGCTCGCCGTGGTCGTCGGGATGGCACTCGTGGTCGCCGAGCGCTCCGAGGGCCGCTGGCGCGCGCGGGTCGGGACCACCGACGTGCTCGCCATGCTGGCCGTGGCCGCCCTGCCCGCGACGCTAATCATGCTGCAGCCCGACCTCGGCACGATGCTCGTGCTCTCCGCCACGGTCTTCGGCGTGCTGGCCGCCTCCGGCGCCCGTCGGCGCTGGCTGGCCCTGCTCGCGGGCGGCGGCGTCGCGGCCGGTGCCGCCGCGGTCCTGGGCGGGCTCCTCAAGGACTACCAGGTCGACCGCTTCATGGCGTTCACCAATCCCGACCTCGACCCGCGCGGGGCCGGCTACAACGTCGAGCAGGCGCGGATCGCCGTCGGCAACGGGGGCCTGTTCGGCCAGGGCCTCTTCGACGGCTCGCAGACCCGCGCGGGCTTCGTGCCCGAGCAGCACACCGACTTCGTCTTCACCGTCGCCGGCGAGGAGCTCGGACTCGTGGGCGCCGGGCTCGTGATCGCGCTGCTGGCCATCGTCCTGTGGCGGGCGCTGCGCATCGCCGCGCGCACCGACGACGTGTTCGGCCGGATGGCCGCAGCCGGCATCGCGTGCTGGTTCGGCTTCCAGGCGTTCCAGAACATCGGCATGTGCCTGGGCATCATGCCGGTGACCGGGGTCCCCCTGCCGTTCGTGTCCTACGGCGGCAGCTCGATGTTCGCCGGAATGCTCGCGGTCGGACTGCTGCAGAACATCCAGCTGCGGACCCTGTCGTCGCCGGCCGCGCGGCTCGCGCCCACCCCGCGGGTGCTCGTCCGGTCCTGA
- a CDS encoding YcnI family copper-binding membrane protein yields MNTRTAARLGAPLAAAALLTLGLAAPASAHVTITPSETEAGASTVLTVSNGHGCEGSPTTGITIQMPEQINAVTPTRNPLYDVTKTMEKLPEPVTDAHGNEITERVATVVYTAKTPLPDGYRDTFELSVQLPDTPGETLAFPVIQTCEKGESAWVEVPAEGQDPDELERPAPTVTLTEADDADGSQAAAEEETSVEEADATDDDVDRDVVGYAAFAAALLGIVLGGIALARGRRSS; encoded by the coding sequence ATGAACACCCGAACCGCCGCGCGCCTCGGTGCGCCGCTCGCCGCCGCCGCCCTGCTCACCCTGGGGCTCGCGGCACCTGCCTCCGCCCACGTCACCATCACTCCGAGCGAGACGGAGGCCGGCGCGTCCACCGTGCTCACCGTCAGCAACGGCCACGGCTGCGAGGGCTCGCCCACCACCGGGATCACCATCCAGATGCCCGAGCAGATCAACGCGGTCACCCCCACCCGCAACCCGCTCTACGACGTGACCAAGACGATGGAGAAGCTGCCCGAGCCGGTCACCGACGCGCACGGCAACGAGATCACCGAGCGGGTCGCCACGGTCGTCTACACCGCCAAGACCCCGCTGCCCGACGGCTACCGCGACACCTTCGAGCTCTCCGTGCAGCTGCCGGACACGCCGGGGGAGACCCTGGCCTTCCCGGTGATCCAGACCTGCGAGAAGGGCGAGAGCGCCTGGGTGGAGGTGCCGGCCGAGGGACAGGACCCCGACGAGCTCGAGCGGCCTGCGCCCACGGTGACGCTCACCGAGGCCGACGACGCGGACGGCTCCCAAGCGGCGGCCGAGGAGGAGACCTCCGTCGAGGAGGCCGACGCAACGGACGACGACGTGGACCGCGACGTGGTGGGCTACGCCGCCTTCGCAGCCGCTCTGCTGGGCATCGTGCTCGGCGGGATCGCGCTGGCCCGCGGGCGCCGCAGCTCGTGA